From the genome of Bordetella sp. H567, one region includes:
- a CDS encoding carboxymuconolactone decarboxylase family protein, which translates to MEFIQTIKDAVPDWAKDIRLNLDGVIARSTLPAADAVGAALAAAFASRSPTLIDAFKQGLSETDATAALTAAALMGMNNVWYPYVEMAEDAQLKSLPAQLRMNAYSTSGGVEKKRFELFALAASIVGKCHFCVQSHYALLKKEGYTVEQLRDVGRIAAVVNAAALVLTAQGK; encoded by the coding sequence ATGGAATTTATCCAAACCATTAAGGACGCAGTGCCGGATTGGGCCAAGGATATCCGGCTGAACCTGGACGGCGTGATTGCGCGGTCCACGTTGCCGGCGGCCGACGCCGTCGGGGCGGCCCTGGCGGCGGCTTTCGCCTCGCGCAGCCCCACCCTGATCGACGCGTTCAAGCAAGGCCTGTCGGAAACCGACGCAACCGCCGCATTGACGGCTGCCGCGCTGATGGGGATGAACAACGTCTGGTATCCGTATGTCGAGATGGCGGAAGATGCCCAGTTGAAGAGCCTGCCCGCGCAGTTGCGGATGAATGCGTACTCGACCAGCGGCGGCGTGGAGAAGAAGCGGTTCGAATTGTTCGCCTTGGCGGCTTCCATCGTCGGCAAATGCCACTTCTGCGTGCAATCGCACTACGCACTGCTGAAAAAGGAAGGCTACACGGTGGAACAGCTGCGCGACGTCGGCCGCATCGCGGCCGTGGTCAATGCCGCGGCGCTGGTGTTGACGGCCCAGGGCAAGTAA
- a CDS encoding peroxiredoxin has translation MKTVGDKLDPFKVAGVKPGFNHHEENGVSAFEDITESSFPGKWKVIYFYPKDFTFVCPTEIVGFNALAKEFEDRDAVLLGGSTDNEFVKLAWRREHPDLNKLGHYQFGDTTGALVDQLGVREKSAGVALRATFIVDPDNVIQHVSVNNLNVGRNPEEVLRLLDGLQTDELCPCNRKVGGETL, from the coding sequence ATGAAAACTGTTGGCGACAAACTCGATCCTTTCAAGGTTGCCGGCGTCAAGCCCGGTTTCAACCATCACGAAGAAAACGGCGTGTCCGCCTTCGAGGACATCACCGAGAGCTCGTTCCCTGGCAAGTGGAAGGTGATCTACTTCTATCCGAAGGACTTCACCTTCGTGTGCCCGACCGAAATCGTCGGCTTCAACGCCCTGGCGAAGGAATTCGAAGACCGTGACGCCGTCCTGCTGGGCGGTTCGACCGACAACGAATTCGTCAAGCTGGCCTGGCGCCGCGAACACCCGGACCTGAACAAGCTGGGTCACTATCAGTTCGGCGACACCACGGGTGCCCTGGTCGACCAACTGGGCGTGCGGGAAAAGTCCGCTGGCGTGGCGCTGCGCGCGACCTTCATCGTCGATCCGGACAATGTCATTCAACACGTTTCGGTGAACAACCTGAACGTGGGCCGCAACCCGGAAGAAGTCCTGCGTTTGCTCGACGGCCTGCAAACCGATGAGCTCTGCCCCTGCAACCGTAAGGTTGGCGGCGAGACGCTGTAA
- the ispF gene encoding 2-C-methyl-D-erythritol 2,4-cyclodiphosphate synthase — MSIPFRVGQGFDVHALVTGRPLIIGGVTIPHTHGLQGHSDADVLLHAITDAVLGGAALGDIGRHFPDTDAAYHGADSRVLLRAAMAKVKAAGWMVVNIDATVHAQAPKIGPHAAAMVRNVAADLGVDPGAVNIKAKTNEGLGYLGRKEGIAATVVALLARDETGA, encoded by the coding sequence ATGAGCATTCCCTTCCGCGTCGGGCAGGGGTTCGACGTCCACGCCCTGGTGACAGGCCGGCCGCTGATCATCGGCGGCGTGACCATTCCGCATACGCACGGGCTGCAAGGGCATTCCGATGCCGATGTCCTGCTGCACGCCATCACCGACGCGGTGCTGGGCGGCGCGGCCCTGGGCGACATCGGCCGGCATTTCCCGGATACGGACGCGGCCTATCACGGCGCCGACAGCCGCGTGCTGCTGCGGGCGGCAATGGCCAAGGTCAAGGCCGCCGGCTGGATGGTCGTCAACATCGATGCCACGGTGCACGCGCAGGCGCCCAAGATCGGGCCCCACGCCGCCGCGATGGTGCGCAACGTCGCGGCCGATCTGGGCGTGGATCCCGGCGCGGTCAACATCAAGGCCAAGACCAACGAAGGCCTGGGCTACCTGGGCCGCAAGGAAGGCATCGCGGCGACGGTCGTTGCCTTGCTGGCGCGCGACGAGACGGGCGCTTGA
- the serB gene encoding phosphoserine phosphatase SerB yields MNPHHLVIQSPALAAEHCEQVAALAQAQGLHRLSATAARLLDVQHDEATRREVRQWCDAAGVDYAFVPRGSTLSQCKVLAMDMDSTLINIECIDEIAGVAGVKDKVAAITEAAMRGEITDFSESLRRRVALLAGQPAQALEQVYREKLRLNPGAETLIASARSAGIRILLVSGGFTFFTERLRERLGLDEAHSNTLEIEDGKLTGRVLGDIVDAAGKAERLRAFAERHGAAPQQIIAMGDGANDLKMLGLAGYSVAYHAKPIVREQTRFALNVSGLDGVLNWFEH; encoded by the coding sequence ATGAACCCCCACCATCTGGTCATTCAATCCCCTGCCCTGGCCGCCGAACATTGCGAGCAGGTCGCCGCCCTGGCGCAGGCGCAGGGCCTGCACCGCCTGAGCGCGACGGCCGCACGGTTGCTGGACGTGCAGCACGACGAAGCGACCCGGCGCGAAGTGCGGCAATGGTGCGACGCGGCCGGGGTGGACTACGCCTTCGTGCCGCGCGGCAGCACCTTGTCGCAATGCAAGGTACTGGCCATGGACATGGACTCCACCCTCATCAATATCGAGTGCATCGACGAGATTGCCGGCGTCGCGGGCGTCAAGGACAAGGTGGCCGCCATCACGGAAGCCGCGATGCGCGGAGAGATCACGGATTTCTCCGAAAGCCTGCGGCGCCGCGTCGCCTTGCTGGCCGGCCAGCCGGCACAGGCGCTGGAACAGGTGTACCGCGAGAAACTTCGCCTGAATCCCGGTGCGGAAACCCTGATCGCATCGGCGCGCAGCGCGGGTATCAGGATCCTGCTGGTATCGGGCGGCTTTACCTTCTTCACCGAACGCCTGCGCGAACGCCTGGGGCTGGACGAAGCGCACTCCAATACCCTGGAGATCGAAGACGGCAAACTGACTGGCCGCGTACTGGGCGATATCGTCGACGCGGCGGGCAAGGCCGAACGGCTGCGTGCCTTCGCCGAACGCCATGGCGCGGCGCCGCAGCAGATCATCGCCATGGGCGACGGCGCCAATGACCTGAAGATGCTGGGCCTGGCCGGCTATTCGGTGGCCTACCACGCCAAGCCCATCGTGCGGGAACAGACACGTTTCGCGCTGAACGTGTCCGGCCTGGATGGCGTGCTGAACTGGTTCGAACATTGA
- a CDS encoding TonB-dependent receptor, which yields MKQQETYSLNTLTHSLAFALAGPALFLATPASAQTPPITEMAPVRVEGDSLYDVPVSSSTKFTAPLLDTPKSVQIIPQTVIQDTGATSLQDVLRNSPGITFGAGEGGQPLADRPFIRGSSSGNNIFVDGIRDPGGQTREIFNVESLEIIRGADSAYGGRGSGGGSINLVSKKPRLGSFVQADAGLGSDAYWRGTVDANWQFNDNAAFRLNLLDGKGNVPGRNVVDYDKWGVAPSLSFGLGTPTRVTLSYYHYESDGMPDYGVPLASKIPGKHTSDGILNVGRAKFYGVLDRDYQKNKSDIGTVEIEHDFNPHATVRNATRYGQTLNDYVLTNPGDGGAARFDPASNEWWMQRGLKSRWQQTTLLSNVTELYGKFNTGALKHTYDIGVEFTSEKNKNASYNVTTTSGSFCPGVFPAGAMDCTPLYHPDPHDNWSGRISRGPLSNDSTSNTRAIYAFDTIDFNERWSLNLGGRFDNYRIDGDFLPRGATMPQSSDGSWNIFSYQAGIVYKPASNGSIYLSYATASTPPTISGGDQEGLSADVGSLDPEKSRTIELGTKWDVLDEKLTLTAALYQTDREDAQIEVDPGVFAQAGKTRVRGLELGFAGAVTPKWNVFGGYSYMDSELVKGAYNGVNEGDPLANTPRNSFSLWNTYKLLPKFTVGGGIYYVGKTYGGNQGGAGGGANSVYMPAYWRFDAMAAYQVSPNLSFQLNVLNLTDKAYFARTNGVHHADYGPGRQAILTTSIRY from the coding sequence TTGAAGCAACAGGAGACGTATTCGCTGAATACGCTGACCCACTCCCTGGCCTTTGCATTGGCCGGTCCCGCCCTGTTCCTGGCTACGCCGGCGTCGGCGCAGACCCCGCCGATTACCGAAATGGCGCCGGTGCGGGTGGAAGGCGATTCCCTGTACGACGTACCGGTGTCGTCGTCGACGAAGTTCACGGCGCCACTGCTGGATACGCCCAAGTCGGTGCAAATCATTCCGCAGACCGTTATCCAGGACACGGGCGCGACTTCGCTTCAGGATGTCCTGCGAAATTCTCCCGGCATCACCTTCGGGGCGGGCGAAGGAGGCCAGCCCCTGGCCGACCGCCCCTTCATACGCGGCAGCTCGTCGGGGAACAACATCTTCGTGGACGGCATACGCGATCCGGGCGGCCAGACGCGCGAGATCTTCAATGTCGAGAGCTTGGAGATCATCCGTGGCGCGGATTCCGCCTATGGCGGACGCGGGTCCGGCGGCGGCAGCATCAACCTGGTCAGCAAGAAGCCGAGGCTGGGCTCCTTCGTGCAGGCCGATGCCGGCCTGGGCAGCGATGCCTACTGGCGTGGCACTGTCGACGCCAACTGGCAGTTCAACGATAACGCCGCCTTCCGCCTGAACCTGCTGGACGGCAAAGGCAATGTGCCGGGCCGCAACGTGGTCGACTACGACAAATGGGGCGTCGCGCCGTCGCTGTCCTTCGGCCTGGGCACGCCGACGCGCGTGACCCTCAGCTACTACCACTATGAATCCGACGGCATGCCCGACTATGGCGTGCCGCTGGCCAGCAAGATACCGGGCAAGCACACCAGCGACGGCATCCTGAACGTGGGACGCGCCAAGTTCTATGGCGTTCTCGACCGCGACTATCAGAAGAACAAATCCGACATCGGAACCGTCGAGATCGAACACGATTTCAACCCGCACGCGACCGTGCGCAACGCGACGCGCTATGGGCAAACGCTGAATGACTACGTATTGACCAACCCGGGCGACGGCGGCGCGGCCCGCTTCGATCCGGCCAGCAACGAATGGTGGATGCAGCGTGGGCTGAAGTCGCGTTGGCAGCAGACGACGTTGCTATCGAACGTGACGGAGTTGTACGGCAAGTTCAACACGGGCGCGCTCAAGCATACCTACGATATCGGTGTCGAATTCACCAGCGAAAAGAACAAGAACGCCAGCTATAACGTCACCACGACATCGGGCAGTTTCTGCCCAGGGGTGTTTCCGGCCGGCGCCATGGACTGCACGCCGCTGTACCATCCCGATCCGCACGACAACTGGTCGGGGCGTATTTCTCGGGGGCCGCTCAGCAACGATTCCACTTCCAACACCCGGGCAATCTACGCATTCGACACGATAGACTTCAATGAACGCTGGTCGCTGAACCTGGGCGGCCGCTTCGACAATTACCGCATCGACGGCGACTTCCTGCCGCGGGGCGCCACGATGCCGCAAAGCAGCGACGGCAGCTGGAACATCTTCAGCTACCAGGCCGGCATCGTCTACAAGCCGGCGTCCAACGGCAGCATTTACCTGTCGTACGCGACGGCGTCCACGCCGCCGACGATCAGCGGCGGCGATCAGGAGGGCCTGTCGGCGGACGTCGGCAGCCTGGACCCTGAAAAGAGCCGCACGATCGAACTGGGGACCAAGTGGGATGTCCTGGACGAGAAGCTGACCCTGACCGCCGCCTTGTACCAGACCGATCGCGAGGATGCGCAGATCGAGGTGGACCCAGGTGTCTTCGCGCAGGCGGGCAAGACCCGCGTACGCGGTCTGGAGCTGGGGTTCGCCGGCGCCGTTACCCCGAAGTGGAACGTCTTCGGCGGTTATAGCTACATGGATAGCGAACTGGTCAAGGGCGCCTACAACGGCGTGAACGAAGGCGATCCGCTGGCCAATACGCCGCGCAACAGCTTCAGCCTGTGGAACACCTACAAGCTGCTGCCCAAGTTCACGGTCGGTGGCGGCATCTACTACGTGGGCAAGACCTACGGCGGCAACCAGGGCGGCGCGGGCGGGGGGGCCAACAGCGTGTATATGCCTGCCTATTGGCGCTTCGATGCCATGGCGGCCTATCAGGTGTCGCCTAACCTGAGCTTCCAGTTGAACGTGCTCAACCTGACCGACAAGGCGTACTTCGCGCGGACCAACGGCGTACACCATGCCGATTACGGTCCCGGCCGCCAGGCCATCCTGACCACGTCCATCCGGTACTGA
- a CDS encoding YkvA family protein, translating into MAWLRMTRLWALRTRQDAMALWFALRHPATPWYVKALAILVVAYILSPIDLIPDFIPVLGLLDDIILVPILIAATMRALPAPVRVDSREREREWSARKLAKPRSRAGAIFVILVWIAIVAAIALWAHAAWFSPAAPGAGA; encoded by the coding sequence ATGGCTTGGCTAAGGATGACGCGCCTGTGGGCGCTCAGGACGCGGCAGGATGCGATGGCGCTATGGTTCGCGCTGCGCCATCCTGCAACGCCCTGGTACGTCAAGGCGCTGGCCATTCTGGTCGTCGCCTATATCCTCAGTCCGATCGACCTGATACCGGATTTCATACCCGTACTGGGTTTGCTGGACGACATCATCCTGGTGCCGATATTGATCGCGGCAACGATGCGCGCCCTGCCCGCACCGGTGCGTGTGGACAGCCGCGAACGCGAGCGGGAGTGGTCGGCACGCAAGCTGGCCAAGCCGCGCAGCCGGGCGGGCGCGATCTTCGTGATTCTGGTGTGGATCGCGATCGTCGCCGCGATCGCGCTATGGGCGCATGCCGCCTGGTTCAGTCCCGCCGCGCCGGGCGCCGGCGCTTGA
- a CDS encoding DUF2818 family protein gives MSQTLAVWLLIALALVCANLPFLNERVFAVFVWRKGGTPMTKPFWLRLVELLAFYLIVGALGFAFESTLGNRFPQGWQFYAIALCLFLVLAYPGFVIRYLLKRRRPARRD, from the coding sequence ATGAGTCAAACCCTTGCTGTCTGGTTGTTGATTGCGTTGGCCCTGGTCTGCGCGAATCTGCCTTTCCTGAACGAACGGGTTTTTGCCGTGTTCGTCTGGCGCAAGGGTGGCACGCCGATGACCAAGCCGTTCTGGCTGCGCCTGGTCGAATTGCTGGCGTTCTACCTGATCGTCGGCGCGCTGGGTTTCGCCTTCGAATCCACCTTGGGCAACCGCTTTCCCCAGGGCTGGCAGTTCTACGCCATCGCCCTGTGCCTGTTCCTGGTGCTGGCGTATCCCGGCTTTGTGATCCGCTACCTGCTCAAGCGCCGGCGCCCGGCGCGGCGGGACTGA
- the mfd gene encoding transcription-repair coupling factor: MPADFPPSPAPPLVPSTDSILAALKPGTRYAQPRPPGSGDAWLLADLARHAARPLLVLTADPLEAQRLTDEIHLFAPDLRVRQLPDWETLPYDAFSPHHDLISERLKTLDALMHHTVDVLTVPVTTALYRLAPPAFMAAYTFSFKQRDKLDEAALRAQLTLANYTHVTQVTAPGEFCLRGGLIDLFPMGSAVPYRLDLFDDEIESIRAFDVDTQRSLYPVNQVQLLPGREFPMDEEARNRFRARFRELFEGDPSRALPYRDIGNGIAFAGVEYYLPLFFDQTATLFDYLAPSTITVTIGDIDDAIRRFAQDTSSRYGFLKSDRERPVLPPSALFLDTQALFEQLKDFERLALTAEPQHPDIGPAPDVAVMRRADDPVARLRAVVDAGKWRILLCADSAGRRETLAQMLAEFDLAPDFEAASIEDFRLSPARLALLAAPLTSGFSLPAEGIAFITENDLYPGQAAVGRRGRREQERASNVEAMVRDLSELREGDPVVHAQHGIGRYHGLINMDMGEGEMEFLHLEYANGSTLYVPVSQLHVIARYSGADPEAAPLHQLGSGQWDKARRKAAKQVRDTAAELLDLYAKRAAREGYAFKLQLNDYEAFAEGFGFEETADQAAAIQAVILDMTSGKPMDRLVCGDVGFGKTEVALRAAFLAVANGKQVALLCPTTLLAEQHAQTFADRFADWPVRVVELSRFRSAKEVAAAIQGINNGSVDIVIGTHKILSKDVRFKQLGLVIIDEEHRFGVRQKEALKSLRAEVDVLTLTATPIPRTLGMSLEGIRDFSVIATAPQKRLAIKTFVRREDGSTVREALLRELKRGGQAYFLHNEVETIHNRRARLEELVPEARIAVAHGQMGERDLEQVMKGFYQQRFNVLLCTTIIETGIDVPTANTIVIHRADRFGLAQLHQLRGRVGRSHHQAYAYLLTPGEDAITSNAKKRLEAIQAMEELGSGFYLAMHDLEIRGTGEVLGESQSGNIQEVGFSMYTDMLNEAVRALKAGEEPDLEAPFGKACEVNLHAPALLPADYCADVHARLAVYKRLSHAAGEDDLIRIQEELIDRFGKLPESAQTLLASHRLRLAAQALGIIKIDASETQALVQFGPNPPVDSLRIIELVQKQRHIKLAGQDKLRVEIKGQQIPARVDAVRTVLRALA; this comes from the coding sequence ATGCCTGCAGATTTCCCCCCCTCTCCCGCGCCGCCGCTGGTCCCGTCGACGGACTCCATCCTGGCGGCCCTGAAGCCCGGCACCCGATATGCACAGCCCCGCCCCCCAGGGTCGGGCGATGCCTGGCTGCTTGCCGACCTCGCTCGCCACGCCGCGCGCCCACTTCTGGTGCTGACCGCCGATCCGCTGGAAGCCCAGCGGCTGACCGACGAAATCCACCTGTTCGCGCCCGACCTGCGCGTGCGCCAGCTGCCCGACTGGGAAACGCTGCCCTACGATGCGTTCTCGCCTCACCACGACCTGATTTCCGAGCGGCTGAAGACGCTGGACGCGCTGATGCACCATACGGTCGACGTGCTGACCGTGCCGGTGACCACCGCGCTGTATCGCCTGGCGCCGCCAGCGTTCATGGCGGCCTATACCTTTTCGTTCAAGCAGCGCGACAAGCTGGACGAAGCGGCCTTGCGCGCGCAGCTGACGCTGGCCAACTACACGCACGTCACCCAGGTCACGGCGCCCGGGGAATTCTGCCTGCGCGGCGGGCTGATCGACCTGTTCCCCATGGGTTCGGCCGTGCCCTATCGCCTGGACCTGTTCGACGACGAAATCGAATCGATACGCGCCTTCGACGTCGACACCCAGCGCAGCCTCTATCCGGTCAATCAGGTCCAGCTGCTGCCTGGCCGCGAATTCCCGATGGACGAGGAAGCGCGCAACCGCTTCCGCGCGCGGTTTCGCGAGCTTTTCGAAGGCGATCCCTCGCGCGCCTTGCCTTATCGCGACATCGGCAACGGCATTGCCTTCGCGGGGGTCGAATACTACCTGCCGCTGTTCTTCGACCAGACCGCCACGCTGTTCGACTACCTGGCGCCGTCGACCATCACCGTCACGATCGGCGACATCGACGACGCCATCCGCCGCTTCGCCCAGGACACCTCCAGCCGCTACGGATTCCTGAAGAGCGACCGCGAACGCCCGGTGCTGCCGCCCTCCGCGCTGTTCCTGGATACGCAGGCGCTGTTCGAACAATTGAAGGATTTCGAACGCCTGGCGCTGACCGCGGAACCCCAGCATCCGGACATCGGGCCGGCGCCCGACGTGGCCGTCATGCGGCGGGCCGACGATCCCGTGGCGCGGCTGCGTGCCGTCGTCGATGCCGGCAAGTGGCGCATCCTGCTGTGCGCGGATTCCGCCGGACGGCGCGAGACCCTGGCCCAGATGCTGGCCGAATTCGACCTGGCGCCGGACTTCGAAGCCGCCTCGATCGAGGATTTCCGGCTGTCGCCGGCGCGCCTGGCCCTGCTGGCCGCCCCGCTGACCTCGGGTTTCAGCCTTCCCGCCGAAGGCATCGCCTTCATTACCGAAAACGACCTGTATCCGGGCCAGGCCGCGGTAGGCCGGCGCGGCCGCCGCGAACAGGAACGCGCCAGCAACGTCGAAGCCATGGTGCGCGACCTGTCGGAACTGCGCGAAGGCGACCCGGTGGTCCACGCGCAGCACGGCATCGGTCGCTACCATGGCCTGATCAATATGGACATGGGCGAAGGCGAGATGGAATTCCTGCATCTCGAATACGCCAATGGCAGCACGCTTTATGTTCCGGTCTCGCAGCTGCACGTCATCGCGCGCTACAGCGGCGCCGATCCGGAAGCCGCGCCGCTGCACCAGCTGGGTTCCGGGCAGTGGGACAAGGCGCGGCGCAAGGCCGCCAAGCAGGTGCGCGATACCGCGGCGGAACTGCTGGACCTGTACGCCAAGCGGGCCGCGCGCGAAGGCTACGCCTTCAAGCTGCAACTGAACGACTACGAAGCCTTCGCCGAAGGCTTCGGCTTCGAGGAAACGGCCGACCAGGCCGCCGCCATCCAGGCCGTGATCCTGGACATGACCTCCGGCAAGCCCATGGACCGGCTGGTCTGCGGCGACGTCGGCTTCGGCAAGACGGAAGTCGCCCTGCGGGCCGCCTTTCTGGCGGTTGCCAATGGCAAGCAGGTGGCGCTGCTCTGTCCCACCACCCTGCTGGCGGAACAGCACGCGCAGACCTTCGCTGACCGCTTCGCCGACTGGCCCGTGCGCGTCGTGGAGCTGTCGCGCTTCCGTTCCGCCAAGGAAGTCGCCGCGGCCATCCAGGGCATCAACAACGGCAGCGTCGATATCGTCATCGGCACGCACAAGATCCTATCCAAGGATGTCCGATTCAAGCAGCTCGGCCTGGTGATCATCGACGAGGAACACCGCTTCGGCGTGCGCCAGAAAGAGGCCTTGAAATCCCTGCGCGCCGAAGTGGACGTGCTCACGCTGACCGCTACGCCGATTCCGCGCACGCTGGGCATGTCGCTGGAAGGCATACGCGATTTTTCCGTCATCGCCACCGCGCCGCAAAAGCGCCTGGCCATCAAGACCTTCGTGCGGCGCGAAGACGGCAGCACCGTCCGCGAAGCCTTGCTGCGCGAGCTCAAGCGCGGCGGCCAGGCCTACTTCCTGCACAACGAAGTCGAAACCATCCACAACCGGCGCGCCCGCCTGGAAGAACTGGTGCCTGAAGCGCGCATCGCCGTGGCCCATGGCCAGATGGGGGAGCGCGATCTTGAACAGGTCATGAAGGGGTTCTACCAGCAGCGTTTCAACGTGCTGCTCTGTACCACCATCATCGAGACCGGCATCGACGTCCCGACGGCCAATACCATCGTGATCCATCGCGCGGACCGCTTCGGCCTGGCGCAGCTGCACCAGCTGCGCGGCCGCGTCGGCCGGTCCCACCACCAGGCCTATGCCTACCTGCTCACTCCGGGCGAAGACGCGATCACGTCCAATGCCAAGAAGCGCCTGGAGGCGATCCAGGCCATGGAAGAACTGGGCTCGGGCTTCTACCTGGCCATGCACGATCTGGAAATCCGCGGCACCGGCGAAGTGCTGGGCGAATCGCAGTCCGGCAATATCCAGGAAGTCGGCTTCTCCATGTACACCGATATGCTGAACGAAGCCGTGCGCGCCCTGAAAGCGGGAGAAGAACCCGACCTGGAAGCGCCCTTCGGCAAGGCCTGCGAAGTCAATCTGCATGCGCCGGCCCTGCTGCCGGCCGACTATTGCGCCGACGTGCATGCCCGCCTGGCCGTGTACAAGCGCCTGTCGCACGCGGCCGGCGAAGACGACCTGATCCGCATCCAGGAAGAACTGATAGACCGCTTCGGCAAGCTGCCGGAATCGGCACAGACGCTGCTGGCCTCGCACCGCCTGCGACTGGCGGCGCAAGCCCTGGGCATCATCAAGATCGATGCCAGCGAAACCCAGGCGCTGGTGCAGTTCGGCCCCAACCCGCCAGTGGACTCGCTGCGCATCATCGAACTCGTGCAGAAACAGCGCCATATCAAGCTGGCCGGCCAGGACAAGCTGCGCGTGGAAATCAAGGGGCAGCAGATCCCCGCCCGCGTCGACGCGGTGCGCACGGTGCTGCGCGCCCTGGCATGA
- the ispD gene encoding 2-C-methyl-D-erythritol 4-phosphate cytidylyltransferase: MSASLIALVPAAGIGARALTGDSGGLPKQYQPLAGQPMLRHSVLALLSDTRIRQVRVAVSAGDAWVQAALAGLPRTVWRPCGGPTRARTVANALADSGAADDDWILVHDAARPGLSADALARLIDACMDDPVGGLLALPVRDTVKAGPGRVARTVDRQELWLAQTPQMFRAGLLRQALADAAGRGVEVTDEASAVEAAGHAPLLVPGVMRNFKVTWPEDFALMEKWL; the protein is encoded by the coding sequence ATGTCTGCCTCTCTTATCGCGCTCGTTCCCGCCGCCGGCATCGGCGCCCGCGCCCTGACCGGGGACAGCGGCGGCCTTCCCAAGCAATACCAGCCCCTGGCCGGCCAGCCCATGCTGCGGCATTCGGTGCTGGCCCTCCTGTCCGATACCCGTATACGCCAGGTGCGCGTTGCCGTGTCGGCGGGCGACGCCTGGGTGCAGGCCGCCCTGGCGGGACTGCCGCGCACGGTATGGCGTCCTTGTGGCGGGCCGACGCGTGCCCGTACGGTCGCCAATGCGCTGGCCGACAGCGGGGCCGCGGACGATGACTGGATATTGGTCCACGATGCCGCGCGGCCGGGACTGTCGGCCGATGCGCTGGCGCGGCTGATCGATGCCTGCATGGACGATCCCGTGGGCGGCTTGCTGGCCTTGCCGGTGCGCGATACGGTCAAGGCGGGACCCGGACGCGTCGCCCGCACCGTGGATCGCCAGGAGCTATGGCTGGCCCAGACCCCGCAGATGTTCCGCGCCGGCCTGCTCCGGCAGGCCCTGGCCGATGCCGCCGGTCGCGGCGTGGAGGTCACCGACGAAGCCTCGGCCGTCGAGGCCGCCGGACACGCACCGCTGCTGGTGCCGGGCGTCATGCGCAACTTCAAGGTGACCTGGCCGGAGGATTTCGCCCTGATGGAGAAATGGCTATGA